The following are encoded in a window of Penicillium oxalicum strain HP7-1 chromosome II, whole genome shotgun sequence genomic DNA:
- a CDS encoding Nicotinate phosphoribosyltransferase, translated as MGQNATPPLPEGIFSLLDTDLYKLTMQCAILKYFPDVHVTYGFTNRTPHMKLRRGAYKWLLEQMDKLANVRVTPEERAWLKKKCPYLNETYLTFLETFQLRPQDQIDIKFTPTQDTGSDEDEGDVEYTIKGLWVETILYEIPLLALTSQAYFMFSDTDWDYSNQEEKAFRKGCDLLKNGCVFSEFGSRRRRDYHTQDLVMTGLCRAAEEGKRQGWKGVFTGSSNVHFAMKYNVSAVGTVAHEWYMTIAAITEDYENANELGLRYWLGCFGEGVLGVALTDTFGTPAFLDAFRKPVMEAPVDSDASANPPVTSDIHADKSHTTKTYAQVYAGVRQDSGDPTYFVKMVRDFYDRQGITEKKTIVFSDSLDIVHCLEYKAIAEEAGFNPTFGVGTFFTNDFTNKSNGQKSKPLNIVIKIATANGRPAVKLSDNMGKNTGDKAKVQEVKKKLGYTEQSWAEVDESNRWAGQS; from the exons ATGGGCCAGAATGCAACCCCTCCTCTGCCGGAAGGCATTTTCTCACTTCTTGATACCGATTTGTACAAATTGACCATGCAATGCGCTATCTTGAAGTACTTTCCAGACGTTC ATGTGACATATGGCTTCACGAACCGAACGCCGCACATGAAGTTGCGCCGAGGCGCCTACAAATGGCTTCTGGAGCAGATGGACA AGCTCGCCAATGTCCGCGTCACGCCGGAGGAGCGCGCATGGCTCAAGAAAAAGTGCCCGTACCTCAATGAGACCTACCTCACTTTCCTGGAAACCTTCCAGCTCAGACCCCAAGACCAGATCGATATCAAGTTCACCCCAACGCAGGACACTGGCAGtgatgaggacgagggcGATGTGGAGTACACAATTAAAGGTCTCTGGGTGGAGACTATCCTCTACGAGATCCCGCTACTGGCTCTGACCAGTCAGGCATACTTCATGTTCAGTGACACGGACTGGGATTACAgcaatcaagaagaaaaggcgTTCAGGAAGGGCTGCGATCTTCTCAAGAATGGTTGCGTGTTTTCTGAATTTGGCTCCCGGCGGCGAAGAGATTACCATACCCAGGACCTCGTGATGACAGGCCTATGTCGGGCTGCAGAGGAAGGCAAGCGGCAAGGATGGAAAGGTGTCTTTACTGGCTCCAGCAACGTGCATTTTGCCATGAAGTACAATGTCAGCGCCGTTGGCACTGTGGCTCATGAGTGGTACATGACCATCGCCGCGATCACAGAGGACTATGAGAACGCTAACGAGCTCGGCCTACGTTACTGGCTCGGCTGTTTTGGTGAGGGA GTTCTTGGCGTTGCCCTCACTGACACCTTTGGCACGCCAGCCTTCCTTGACGCTTTCCGAAAGCCCGTCATGGAAGCTCCCGTAGACAGTGACGCTTCGGCGAATCCCCCAGTCACGTCCGATATCCACGCTGACAAGTCCCATACGACCAAGACGTATGCCCAAGTTTACGCAGGTGTTCGTCAAGATTCCGGCGACCCAACCTACTTTGTTAAGATGGTCCGCGACTTCTATGACCGCCAAGGTATCACTGAGAAAAAGACAATCGTTTTCTCGGATTCGTTGGACATCGTGCATTGTCTGGAATACAAAGCCATTGCCGAGGAGGCTGGTTTCAACCCCACATTTGGCGTCGGCACATTCTTCACAA ATGATTTCACCAACAAATCCAATGGTCAAAAATCCAAGCCCCTCAATATCGTCATCAAGATCGCCACCGCGAATGGTCGGCCAGCCGTGAAGCTGAGTGATAACATGGGCAAAAACACCGGCGACAAGGCCAAAGTTcaagaggtcaagaagaagttGGGCTACACTGAACAGTCGTGGGCTGAAGTCGATGAAAGCAATCGCTGGGCTGGACAATCCTGA